The segment GCGTTTTATCTGATCCGCCACGTCGATGATCAAAAGAACCACAGGCTGAGCCGCTTTGGGGATATCTTGAGTAGTGCTTTACGCAATGAAGTGCTTTTGCTGGAGGCAAAAGCTTGACACGCAAGGGGTTTTTGGCGGACCTTTGGATACCGTGGGTGGTCAAACAGGAGAAACAACCATGCTTGTCTCACAAATTCTGAAGTCGAAATCGGATGATGCGGTGGTGACATCCCTTCCGTCGATGCTGATCTCCGAAGCTGCAAAACTGCTGTCGGAAAAGCGGATCGGGACCTTGGTGATTTCATCCGACGGGCAAACCCCTGACGGTATTCTATCTGAACGCGACATCGTGCGTGAACTGGGACGGCAGGGCGCGCAATGTCTGCCCCTGACCGTAGACAAATTGATGACCACCAAATTGGTGACCTGCGGGCGCGATGACCGTGCCGACGAGATCCTGAAAAAGATGACAGAGGGGCGGTTTCGCCACATGCCGGTGCTCGACGAGGGCAAGTTGGTCGGCCTGATCAGCCTTGGCGATGTGGTCAAGGCACGCCTGTCCGAACTGGCGATGGAGAAGGACGCGCTTGAAGGGATGATCATGGGGCATTAACCTGCTTGCACCTGTCGGCGTGGCGTGGTTGCTTGCGCGAGAAATTGAGCTATCCAAATCGAACTGACAGTCAGGACACGGCATGCGCATTGGCCTTTATCCCGGTACTTTTGACCCCATCACGCTGGGGCATATCGACATCATCCGTCGCGCTGCCACCTTGGTGGACAAGCTGGTGATCGGTGTTGCGATCAACCGTGACAAGGGGCCCTTGTTCAATCTTGAAGAACGCGTGTCGATGATCGAAGCGGAATGTGCAGCACTTGCCAAACAGACCGGCATTGAAATCGTCGTACATCCGTTCGAGAATCTGTTGATCAATTGCGCCCGCGATGTCGGGGCTCAGATGATCGTGCGCGGCCTGCGTGCGGTTGCGGATTTCGAATATGAATATCAAATGGTTGGCATGAACCGTCAGTTGGATGATTCGATCGAGACTGTGTTCCTGATGGCCGAAGCGCAGCATCAGGCGATTGCCAGCAAGCTGGTCAAGGAAATCGCGCGGCTGGAGGGGGACATCAGCAAGTTTGTCACCCCCCGCGTTGAAGCCCGCGTGTTGGCCAAGTTCGCAGTTTAAAGGAACTGGGCCATCACGCCGGCGGTGTCCAGCATCCGGTTCGAAAAGGCCCATTCATTGTCATACCAGACCAGAACGCGGGCCAGATTTCCCTTCTGTACCGAAGTCTGATCGCTGGCGAAAATTGCGCTGGCCGGATCATGGTTGAAATCCGTTGAGACCAGCTTGCGGTCGGTCACATCCAGCACCCCGTTCAGCGCTCCGGCGGCGGCGTCCTGCATGGCTTGGTTGATCTGCGCAGCATCCGCGTTCTTTGACAGCTCCACCACCAGATCACAGCAGGACACATTTGGCGTCGGCACGCGGATTGCCGTGCCGGTAATCACCCCGTCAAGATGGGGTAGCACCACGCCTAGGGTCTCGGCGGCACCCGTTGTTGTCGGGATCATCGACAGGGCCGCAGCGCGCGCGCGATAAAGGTCTTTGTGGGCACGATCATGCACCGGTTGCGTGCCGGTATAGCTGTGCACGGTGGTCATATGTCCGCGCAAGATACCAAAGGATTCGTGCAACACATGCGCCACAGGGACAAGACAGTTCGTCGTGCAGGATGCATTGCTGATGATCTGGTCATCCGCTGTGATGATCTGGTGGTTCACGCCGTAAACCACTGTTTTCAGGTCTCCGGTGGCGGGCGCCGAGATCAGCACGCGCTTGGATCCATTTGCCAGATGCAACGCAGCGGTGTCGGGGCTGCGAAAGAACCCTGTGCATTCCAGCACGATGTCCACGTCCCCCCAGGGCAGCATGTCCGGTGCGCGTTCCGCAGTCACGCGCATCGGGCCGAAACCCACATCCATTGTGTTGTCACCCAGTGTGACGGGCTTGCCATAGCGGCCGTGTACCGAGTCAAATTCGAAAAGATGCGCAATGGTTTCAAGCGGAGCAAGGTCGTTGATGGCGACGACTTCGAAATCGCCCATCCCGCGTTCGATCAAGGCCCGCAACACGTTGCGCCCGATCCGCCCGAAGCCGTTGATGGCCAGTTTTACAGTCATGGCGTTACCTTTTGATCAAATTCTTGCGCCAAAAAGCGACACCGCGCGCCACATGTCAACGGGGGGCAGGGCGGGAAACAAGTACCGATACAATTTTCGTAAAAGTGCGGCGCGGGGACTAGCGCCAAAAGGCGATCCATTCGATCAGCTCGAAAAACTTCTTGCCGAGAAAGATCATATGATCTGTGCCGAACAACATCACGTCGACGACAATAGCAACGGTGATGAGGATGCCCAAAACGATGGCGATAGGGTTGGTCACGTGGCTCAGCTCCGCTCTGGTCCGCCCCGATATGACAGGGGCAGACCGGTCGCGCAAGGGTTAGCCCAATTCGCCCATGGCCACGGCAACATCCGCCATCCGCACGGAAAACGCCCATTCGTTGTCGTACCACGCCAGCACGCGCACAGTGCGGCCCGCGACCACAATGGTCTGGTCCGGGGCAAAGATGCAGCTTTCTTCGGTG is part of the Sulfitobacter geojensis genome and harbors:
- the coaD gene encoding pantetheine-phosphate adenylyltransferase, with the translated sequence MRIGLYPGTFDPITLGHIDIIRRAATLVDKLVIGVAINRDKGPLFNLEERVSMIEAECAALAKQTGIEIVVHPFENLLINCARDVGAQMIVRGLRAVADFEYEYQMVGMNRQLDDSIETVFLMAEAQHQAIASKLVKEIARLEGDISKFVTPRVEARVLAKFAV
- the gap gene encoding type I glyceraldehyde-3-phosphate dehydrogenase produces the protein MTVKLAINGFGRIGRNVLRALIERGMGDFEVVAINDLAPLETIAHLFEFDSVHGRYGKPVTLGDNTMDVGFGPMRVTAERAPDMLPWGDVDIVLECTGFFRSPDTAALHLANGSKRVLISAPATGDLKTVVYGVNHQIITADDQIISNASCTTNCLVPVAHVLHESFGILRGHMTTVHSYTGTQPVHDRAHKDLYRARAAALSMIPTTTGAAETLGVVLPHLDGVITGTAIRVPTPNVSCCDLVVELSKNADAAQINQAMQDAAAGALNGVLDVTDRKLVSTDFNHDPASAIFASDQTSVQKGNLARVLVWYDNEWAFSNRMLDTAGVMAQFL
- a CDS encoding CBS domain-containing protein produces the protein MLVSQILKSKSDDAVVTSLPSMLISEAAKLLSEKRIGTLVISSDGQTPDGILSERDIVRELGRQGAQCLPLTVDKLMTTKLVTCGRDDRADEILKKMTEGRFRHMPVLDEGKLVGLISLGDVVKARLSELAMEKDALEGMIMGH